A stretch of the Manis pentadactyla isolate mManPen7 chromosome 16, mManPen7.hap1, whole genome shotgun sequence genome encodes the following:
- the RXRB gene encoding retinoic acid receptor RXR-beta isoform X5 has translation MQGPSRCRDDFHHLQEVLLPSGPGAGKRLCAICGDRSSGKHYGVYSCEGCKGFFKRTIRKDLTYSCRDNKDCTVDKRQRNRCQYCRYQKCLATGMKREAVQEERQRGKDKDGDGEGAGGAPEEMPVDRILEAELAVEQKSDQGVEGPGGTGGSGSSPNDPVTNICQAADKQLFTLVEWAKRIPHFSSLPLDDQVILLRAGWNELLIASFSHRSIDVRDGILLATGLHVHRNSAHSAGVGAIFDRSLSRVLTELVSKMRDMRMDKTELGCLRAIILFNPDAKGLSNPSEVEVLREKVYASLETYCKQKYPEQQGRFAKLLLRLPALRSIGLKCLEHLFFFKLIGDTPIDTFLMEMLEAPHQLA, from the exons ATGCAGGGCCCTTCTAGGTGTAGGGATGATTTCCATCACCTCCAAGAGGTTCTTCTTCCCA GTGGCCCTGGGGCTGGCAAACGACTATGTGCAATCTGCGGGGACCGAAGCTCAG GCAAACACTACGGGGTTTACAGCTGTGAGGGTTGCAAAGGCTTCTTCAAGCGCACCATCCGGAAGGACCTGACCTACTCGTGCAGGGACAACAAGGACTGCACGGTGGACAAGCGCCAGCGGAATCGCTGTCAGTACTGCCGCTATCAGAAGTGCCTAGCCACTGGCATGAAGAGGGAAG CGGTACAGGAGGAGCGTCAGCGGGGGAAGGACAAGGATGGagatggggagggggctgggggagccCCTGAGGAGATGCCTGTGGACAGGATCCTGGAGGCAGAGCTTGCTGTGGAGCAGAAGAGTGACCAGGGCGTTGAGGGTCCTGGGGGAACCGGGGGTAGCGGCAGCAGC CCAAATGACCCTGTGACTAACATCTGTCAGGCAGCTGATAAACAGCTATTCACACTTGTTGAGTGGGCGAAGAGGATCCCACACTTTTCTTCCTTGCCTCTGGATGACCAGGTCATATTGCTACGGGCAG GCTGGAATGAGCTCCTTATTGCCTCCTTCTCCCACCGATCCATTGATGTCCGAGATGGCATCCTCCTTGCCACAGGTCTTCATGTGCACCGCAACTCAGCTCATTCTGCGGGCGTGGGAGCCATCTTTGATCG GTCCCTCTCCAGGGTGCTGACAGAGCTAGTGTCCAAAATGCGTGACATGAGGATGGACAAGACAGAGCTTGGCTGCCTGAGGGCAATCATTCTGTTTAATCCAG ATGCCAAGGGCCTCTCCAACCCCAGTGAAGTGGAGGTCCTGCGGGAGAAGGTGTACGCATCTCTGGAGACTTACTGCAAACAGAAGTACCCTGAGCAGCAGGGACG GTTTGCCAAGCTGCTGCTCCGTCTTCCTGCCCTTAGGTCCATCGGCCTTAAGTGTCTAGAGCATCTGTTTTTCTTCAAACTCATTGGTGACACTCCCATCGACACCTTCCTCATGGAGATGCTTGAGGCTCCCCACCAGCTAGCCTGA